From Desulfobacteraceae bacterium, the proteins below share one genomic window:
- a CDS encoding serine protein kinase PrkA: protein MDNIQNALQYLNHSIGKSNQHDAISFQAFLQELTAHPAGVIRNVFQVFHDMIKTYVGEGIDEYPNDPESIHYVYYDCKRLFVESADQPFFADRLFSNRLISLVEALKRGAQQNKVYVFEGPPGSGKSTFLNNLLRKFEEYTNTEDGKRYEAVWRLNRRFLGALPDQEAMPLYEKLAKLLSQDFQGDPDVLADAQALAPREGFVEILCPSHDNPILMIPKACRRVFFENLLQGDPFKEKLLNDKEYDWVFRDTPCTICSSLYEALQARLKSPQGVFELLYARPYRFNRRLGEGISVFTPGDKPIKQEVLTNNILQSRINGILKDSNQVKYIFSRYAKTNNGIYALMDIKSHNTARMIELHNIISEGVHKVEDVEENVNSLFLALMNPEDKANIQEFQSFSDRIEYIRIPYVMGLQTEVEIYRNIFGRQIDANFLPRVLHNFARVIISTRLNTRSEALLEWIGDPGKYRMYCDENLQLLKMEIYTGYIPNWLLEEDRKRLTAQRRRRILAESEKEGDRGISGRDSIKIFNEFYSAFAREDKLINMSDLCKFFTQIRKDLVAVIPAGFMDSLLRMYNYTILQEVKECLYYYNEEQIGRDIQNYLFAINFEPGATETCKFTGDRLEISEDFFQSIEGRLLGTATGKLKRRVFRQETQREYATRTLPQEVLMAGKPLLETQLFQDLHSRYVYNLKDKVLDPFLENENFRSAIKDYAQEAFKTYDKRIREDVTFLMQNLGKTYGYTQQGAKEVCIYVIDNDLARKFASPAKEED, encoded by the coding sequence ATGGACAACATCCAAAACGCACTGCAATACCTCAACCACAGCATAGGCAAGTCCAACCAGCACGACGCCATTTCCTTCCAGGCCTTCCTGCAGGAGCTGACCGCACACCCCGCAGGGGTGATCCGCAACGTTTTCCAGGTCTTTCACGACATGATCAAGACCTATGTCGGGGAGGGCATCGACGAGTACCCCAACGACCCGGAGTCCATCCACTACGTCTACTACGACTGCAAACGCCTGTTCGTGGAGAGCGCCGACCAACCCTTTTTCGCCGACCGGCTCTTCTCCAACCGCCTGATCAGCCTGGTGGAGGCCCTCAAACGGGGCGCCCAGCAGAACAAGGTCTATGTCTTCGAGGGGCCGCCGGGATCGGGCAAGAGCACCTTCCTCAACAACCTGCTACGCAAGTTCGAGGAGTACACCAACACCGAGGACGGCAAGCGCTACGAGGCCGTCTGGCGCCTCAACCGGCGGTTCCTGGGGGCCCTGCCCGACCAGGAGGCGATGCCCCTCTACGAGAAACTGGCCAAGCTGCTCAGCCAGGATTTTCAGGGGGACCCCGACGTCCTGGCGGACGCCCAGGCGCTGGCGCCGCGGGAGGGCTTCGTCGAAATCCTCTGCCCCAGCCACGACAACCCCATTTTGATGATCCCCAAGGCCTGCAGGCGGGTGTTCTTCGAAAACCTGCTGCAGGGCGACCCCTTCAAGGAGAAACTCCTCAACGACAAGGAGTACGACTGGGTCTTCCGGGACACCCCCTGCACCATCTGCAGCTCCCTCTATGAGGCCCTGCAGGCCCGCCTCAAGAGCCCCCAGGGGGTCTTCGAGCTGCTCTACGCGCGCCCCTACCGCTTCAACCGGCGCCTGGGCGAGGGCATCAGCGTCTTCACCCCCGGCGACAAGCCCATCAAGCAGGAGGTGCTCACCAACAACATCCTCCAGAGCCGGATCAACGGCATCCTCAAGGACAGCAACCAGGTCAAGTACATCTTCTCGCGCTACGCCAAGACCAACAACGGGATCTACGCCCTGATGGACATCAAGAGCCACAACACCGCGCGCATGATCGAGCTGCACAACATCATCAGCGAGGGCGTTCACAAGGTGGAGGACGTGGAGGAGAACGTCAACTCGCTCTTCCTGGCGCTGATGAACCCCGAGGACAAGGCCAACATCCAGGAGTTCCAGTCCTTCTCCGACCGCATTGAATACATCCGGATCCCCTACGTGATGGGCCTGCAGACCGAAGTGGAGATCTACCGCAACATTTTCGGCCGCCAGATCGACGCCAACTTCCTGCCGCGGGTGCTGCACAACTTCGCCCGGGTGATCATCTCCACCCGCCTCAACACCCGCTCCGAGGCCCTGCTGGAGTGGATCGGCGACCCGGGCAAGTACCGCATGTACTGCGACGAGAACCTGCAGCTGCTCAAGATGGAGATCTACACCGGCTACATCCCCAACTGGCTGCTGGAGGAGGACCGCAAGCGCCTGACCGCCCAGCGCCGCCGGCGGATCCTGGCCGAGTCCGAAAAGGAGGGCGACCGGGGGATATCCGGCCGGGATTCCATCAAGATCTTCAACGAGTTCTACTCGGCCTTCGCCCGAGAGGACAAGTTGATCAACATGTCGGACCTGTGCAAGTTCTTCACCCAGATCCGCAAGGACCTGGTCGCGGTGATCCCGGCCGGTTTCATGGACTCGCTGCTCAGGATGTACAACTACACCATCCTGCAGGAGGTCAAGGAGTGCCTTTACTACTACAACGAGGAGCAGATCGGGCGCGACATCCAGAACTACCTCTTTGCCATCAACTTCGAGCCCGGCGCCACCGAAACCTGCAAGTTCACCGGGGACCGGCTGGAGATCAGCGAGGATTTCTTTCAGAGCATCGAGGGCCGCCTGCTGGGAACCGCCACCGGCAAGCTGAAGCGCCGGGTGTTCCGCCAGGAGACCCAGCGCGAATACGCCACCCGCACCCTGCCCCAGGAGGTCCTGATGGCCGGCAAGCCCCTGCTCGAAACCCAGCTCTTCCAGGACCTTCACAGCCGCTACGTCTACAACCTCAAGGACAAGGTGCTCGACCCGTTCCTCGAGAACGAGAACTTCCGCAGCGCCATCAAGGACTACGCCCAGGAGGCGTTCAAGACCTACGACAAGCGCATCCGCGAAGACGTCACCTTCCTGATGCAGAACCTCGGCAAAACCTACGGCTACACCCAGCAGGGCGCCAAGGAGGTCTGCATCTACGTCATCGACAACGACCTGGCGCGCAAGTTCGCCAGCCCTGCCAAAGAAGAGGATTGA
- a CDS encoding SpoVR family protein, translating to MELIDQHTKKIMEGCKARAREAGLRFEDESLEYIVTNRDLLELSPKVMIPTLYDYWVHDVEVLREKGKYELYPGNPYETVINTRPAISFYNDNNPDWLNVMIFYHVLGHIDFFQNNLFFRHTWDLDFAGQALSDKRLIAQLRSEKGRWVDYVIEFTRSIDNLVGFHAELSRLHRPEASKTSTPLDFYFDVFLQTHRKVAVTDYIKEIGRYNACMRSYGDLGEQTFFAEIHLKHPEFETLYRKHREQRRPESGDLVQFLSTHSEFLNRAENRWMKTVMEVVRKTSLFFQPQIRTKVMNEGWASYWHETLFFQDKRIRGHEVEFARVNAAVTAMPRVGLNPYALGMRLFYAIERMADQGHYSIAYRRLRDARKRQGYDTGQGSGRDFLFQVRENFCDFTFIHTFVDQDFVDQHKLFVAAKRLNQERRVWEYYIKSRSAEDYRQMLEDAIYHPPRITVTADGEKDNVLRLAHRFEGKPLVRDFIPGTLMGIEYLWGAPVALETYELVAKSDDSAPLSPAHPFLSGYPGMQRDEDRKAGAEWQKVRYTMKDRKLSREVMAAADAPNAGQSAAP from the coding sequence ATGGAACTGATCGACCAGCACACCAAGAAGATCATGGAGGGCTGCAAGGCGCGCGCCCGGGAGGCCGGGCTGCGCTTCGAGGACGAGTCCCTGGAGTACATCGTCACCAACCGCGACCTGCTGGAGCTCTCCCCCAAGGTGATGATCCCGACCCTCTACGACTACTGGGTCCACGACGTGGAGGTGCTGCGCGAAAAGGGCAAGTACGAGCTTTACCCCGGCAACCCCTACGAGACCGTGATCAACACCCGCCCGGCGATTTCGTTCTACAACGACAACAACCCCGACTGGCTGAACGTCATGATCTTCTACCACGTCCTGGGGCATATCGACTTCTTCCAGAACAACCTCTTCTTCCGCCACACCTGGGACCTGGACTTCGCCGGCCAGGCCCTTTCGGACAAGCGCCTGATCGCCCAGCTGCGGTCGGAAAAGGGCCGCTGGGTGGACTACGTGATCGAGTTCACGCGCAGCATCGACAACCTGGTGGGCTTCCACGCCGAACTCTCCCGGCTGCACCGCCCGGAGGCCAGCAAGACCTCCACGCCGCTGGATTTTTACTTCGATGTCTTCCTCCAGACCCACAGGAAGGTCGCCGTCACCGACTACATCAAGGAGATCGGGCGCTACAACGCCTGCATGCGCAGCTACGGCGATTTGGGGGAGCAAACCTTTTTCGCCGAGATCCACCTCAAGCACCCCGAATTCGAGACCCTCTATCGCAAGCACCGCGAGCAGCGGCGGCCCGAGTCCGGCGACCTGGTCCAGTTTCTGAGCACCCACTCGGAGTTTCTCAACCGGGCCGAAAACCGCTGGATGAAAACCGTGATGGAAGTAGTGCGCAAAACCTCGCTCTTCTTTCAGCCCCAGATTCGGACCAAGGTCATGAACGAGGGCTGGGCGAGCTACTGGCACGAAACCCTTTTTTTCCAGGACAAGCGCATCCGCGGCCACGAGGTGGAATTCGCGCGGGTCAACGCGGCGGTCACGGCCATGCCCCGGGTGGGGCTCAACCCCTACGCCCTGGGCATGCGCCTGTTCTACGCCATCGAGCGGATGGCCGACCAGGGGCACTACTCCATCGCCTACCGCCGCCTGCGGGACGCCCGGAAGCGCCAGGGCTACGACACCGGCCAGGGCAGCGGGCGGGACTTCCTTTTCCAGGTGCGTGAAAACTTCTGCGACTTCACCTTCATCCACACCTTCGTGGACCAGGATTTCGTCGACCAGCACAAGCTCTTTGTGGCCGCCAAACGCCTCAACCAGGAGCGCCGCGTCTGGGAGTACTACATTAAGAGCCGCTCGGCCGAAGACTACCGCCAGATGCTGGAGGACGCGATCTACCACCCGCCGCGGATCACGGTGACGGCCGACGGGGAAAAGGACAACGTCCTGCGCTTGGCGCACCGCTTTGAAGGCAAGCCGCTGGTGCGCGACTTCATCCCCGGCACCCTGATGGGCATCGAATACCTGTGGGGGGCGCCGGTGGCGCTGGAGACCTACGAGCTGGTGGCCAAATCAGATGACAGCGCACCGCTTAGCCCGGCGCACCCGTTTCTGTCGGGCTACCCCGGCATGCAGCGCGATGAGGACCGCAAAGCCGGGGCCGAATGGCAGAAAGTGCGCTACACCATGAAAGACCGCAAGCTCAGCCGGGAGGTGATGGCGGCCGCTGACGCCCCAAACGCAGGCCAATCGGCCGCGCCCTGA
- a CDS encoding sulfite exporter TauE/SafE family protein — protein sequence MPHADLYALFLLGILGTGHCVGMCGPLVFAFPGRTGHMSAHLFYHLGRIGTYTAVGGAMGAVGLGLSQLAGRSGLDPLAWIARLQVGFSLLAAGFLLVFGLARLEIIREPPWMSLAAPDKIPGFGRILRSAGGGRSAGGMLVLGMALGFLPCGLSFAAFARALPAGGLLPGALMTLAFGLGTLPGLLLLGTGASGLARRYRRHSDILSGMVMIAMAASLGADVVQAWLN from the coding sequence ATGCCCCACGCGGACCTATACGCCCTCTTTCTGCTGGGCATCCTCGGGACCGGCCACTGCGTCGGCATGTGCGGCCCGCTGGTGTTCGCCTTCCCGGGTCGCACCGGCCACATGAGCGCCCACCTCTTCTACCACCTGGGACGCATCGGGACCTACACTGCCGTGGGGGGCGCCATGGGCGCGGTGGGACTTGGCCTCTCGCAGCTGGCCGGCCGCAGCGGGCTGGACCCCCTGGCCTGGATCGCCCGCCTGCAGGTCGGCTTCTCGCTCCTGGCCGCGGGGTTTCTCCTGGTCTTCGGGCTCGCGCGGCTTGAAATCATTCGCGAGCCGCCCTGGATGTCTCTGGCCGCACCCGATAAGATCCCCGGCTTCGGCCGCATCCTGCGCTCGGCCGGTGGCGGCCGCAGCGCGGGCGGCATGCTGGTCCTCGGGATGGCGCTGGGGTTTCTGCCCTGCGGCCTGTCCTTCGCCGCCTTTGCCCGGGCCCTGCCGGCCGGGGGGCTCCTGCCGGGGGCCCTGATGACCCTCGCCTTCGGCCTCGGCACCCTGCCCGGACTGCTGCTTCTGGGAACCGGCGCCTCCGGGCTGGCCCGCCGCTACCGGCGCCACTCCGACATCCTGTCGGGGATGGTGATGATCGCCATGGCGGCCAGCCTCGGGGCGGACGTCGTTCAGGCGTGGTTGAACTGA
- the zupT gene encoding zinc transporter ZupT, translating to MNEVWFALGLTVFAGLATGIGSVIAFTAKRTDYRFLSVVTGFSAGVMLYVSFVEIFFKGVDALTGRYGETLGHWINAASFFGGMLLIGVIDNLIPSAENPHEIHPEEETRPLHNESAPLPECAPAVTKASMASAIGDNDHEAQHRKLLRMGLFTALAIGIHNFPEGLATFLAALQDPSLGVAIAVAVALHNIPEGISVSVPIFYATGDRQKAFLYSFLSGLAEPVGALLAYLGLRFTVGTQNGLIPPEVMGVLFGGVAGIMVYISLDELLPTSRAYGKGHDSLFGLVAGMVVMALSLLLMK from the coding sequence ATGAATGAAGTGTGGTTTGCACTGGGGCTGACCGTTTTTGCCGGCCTTGCCACCGGAATCGGCAGCGTCATCGCCTTTACGGCCAAGCGCACCGACTATCGTTTCCTGTCGGTGGTGACGGGTTTTTCGGCCGGTGTGATGCTCTATGTCTCGTTCGTGGAAATCTTCTTCAAAGGTGTGGACGCGCTCACAGGGCGGTATGGCGAGACCTTGGGGCACTGGATCAATGCGGCTTCATTTTTCGGCGGCATGTTGCTGATCGGCGTGATCGACAACCTGATACCGTCGGCCGAAAACCCCCACGAGATCCATCCGGAAGAAGAGACCCGGCCCCTGCACAATGAATCGGCGCCATTGCCGGAGTGTGCACCGGCAGTCACCAAGGCTTCAATGGCGTCAGCGATAGGGGACAACGATCACGAAGCGCAGCATCGAAAACTCCTGCGCATGGGGTTGTTTACTGCCCTGGCCATCGGCATTCACAATTTCCCCGAAGGCCTGGCCACCTTTTTGGCCGCGTTGCAGGACCCGAGCCTGGGTGTTGCCATCGCCGTGGCGGTCGCCCTGCACAACATTCCCGAAGGCATCAGTGTGTCAGTTCCGATTTTTTACGCCACCGGAGACCGTCAAAAGGCTTTCCTGTATTCATTTCTCAGCGGATTGGCTGAGCCGGTGGGCGCTCTTTTGGCCTATTTGGGGTTGCGTTTCACGGTTGGAACCCAAAATGGTTTGATTCCCCCCGAGGTCATGGGGGTCCTTTTCGGCGGGGTGGCGGGTATCATGGTCTACATCAGCCTGGACGAACTGCTGCCCACCAGCAGGGCCTACGGCAAGGGGCACGACAGCCTGTTCGGACTGGTTGCCGGAATGGTGGTCATGGCCCTGAGCCTGTTGCTGATGAAGTAA
- a CDS encoding DUF6122 family protein codes for MRAAIHIALHFLVPAAVARFGFQRHRWRAWWVMVLTLLVDLDHLLAVPIYAPDRCSIGFHPLHTVPAIGAYLLMLLFPKLRLVGLGLVIHMALDAIDCLWMRAA; via the coding sequence GTGCGGGCCGCCATCCACATCGCACTGCACTTCCTGGTGCCGGCGGCCGTGGCCCGCTTCGGCTTCCAGCGCCATCGCTGGCGCGCCTGGTGGGTGATGGTGCTGACCCTGCTGGTGGACCTCGACCATCTCCTCGCCGTCCCGATCTACGCCCCGGACCGCTGCAGCATCGGTTTTCACCCCCTGCACACGGTTCCCGCCATCGGGGCCTACCTGCTGATGCTCCTGTTTCCGAAACTGCGCCTGGTGGGCCTGGGCCTGGTGATCCACATGGCGCTGGATGCCATCGACTGCCTTTGGATGCGGGCCGCCTGA
- a CDS encoding ABC transporter permease, with the protein MKPLNRNPLLLWAAREVIRRPAPALLMAAALALLLTVGGTVLLLGQGLSQTARRLLTHGPDLVVRRLNAGGWAPLPAAEALVAARGVPGVTRARARVWGVAAGPAGPLMVVAWGSAMLPPGGDGGTLAAPRSGEALLGPGVDPGPDPRRLALSAAAALEFRPVGRLPAETALIGQDVVLVHPADARLLLGLAPGEAVDLAVDVFHAEEAAALLPELAAAFSWPVRITARSEAVGLYTGGLARRGGLMLIAGIPAVLALVLVVAGAVREAVGRRREVGLLKALGWTTGDVVRLQVYRALLIALPAVCLGMLAAYALVFPPGVSWPGSLLFGWRTAPPRLFLDPTGALLTLLELGALVVGPYLAAVLLTSLQGAAADPQDLLKGEGLL; encoded by the coding sequence ATGAAGCCGCTGAACCGTAATCCCCTCCTGCTCTGGGCGGCGCGGGAGGTCATCCGGCGCCCCGCGCCGGCCCTGCTGATGGCCGCCGCCCTGGCTCTGCTGCTGACCGTGGGCGGCACGGTGCTGCTCTTGGGTCAGGGTCTCAGCCAGACGGCCCGCCGCCTGCTGACCCACGGGCCGGATCTCGTGGTGCGCCGCTTAAACGCCGGCGGGTGGGCGCCGCTGCCGGCCGCCGAGGCCCTGGTGGCAGCCCGCGGGGTGCCCGGTGTGACCCGGGCCCGGGCCCGCGTCTGGGGGGTGGCGGCCGGCCCGGCCGGGCCGCTGATGGTGGTCGCCTGGGGGTCCGCGATGCTTCCCCCCGGCGGGGACGGCGGGACGCTTGCGGCCCCCCGGTCGGGGGAGGCCCTGCTGGGCCCGGGGGTCGACCCCGGCCCGGATCCCCGGCGCCTTGCGCTTTCCGCCGCCGCGGCGCTTGAATTCCGGCCGGTTGGGCGCCTGCCGGCCGAAACCGCCCTCATAGGTCAGGATGTGGTCCTGGTGCATCCCGCCGATGCCCGCCTCTTGCTGGGGTTGGCGCCCGGGGAGGCCGTCGATCTGGCTGTTGACGTATTTCACGCCGAAGAAGCCGCCGCCCTCCTGCCCGAGCTCGCCGCCGCCTTTTCCTGGCCGGTTCGCATCACCGCCCGCAGCGAAGCCGTTGGCCTCTATACCGGTGGGCTGGCACGCCGCGGCGGGCTGATGCTGATCGCCGGTATTCCCGCCGTCCTGGCGCTGGTCCTGGTGGTGGCCGGTGCCGTGCGCGAGGCCGTCGGCCGGCGGCGCGAGGTGGGGCTGCTCAAGGCGCTGGGCTGGACCACCGGCGATGTGGTGCGGCTGCAAGTTTACCGCGCGCTATTGATCGCCCTGCCGGCCGTTTGCCTCGGCATGCTGGCGGCCTACGCGCTGGTCTTCCCCCCGGGGGTGAGCTGGCCGGGCAGCCTGCTCTTCGGCTGGCGCACGGCCCCGCCGCGGCTTTTCCTGGACCCCACCGGGGCGCTGCTGACCCTGCTAGAGCTGGGCGCTCTTGTGGTGGGGCCCTACCTGGCGGCGGTGCTCTTGACCAGCCTGCAGGGGGCGGCCGCCGATCCCCAGGACCTCTTAAAAGGCGAGGGGCTCTTGTGA
- a CDS encoding ATP-binding cassette domain-containing protein, whose amino-acid sequence MEGLATHHVDLVYGASTESPRTVLRDVSAVFPRGGLSLVTGATGAGKSSLLHLLAGLLRPTAGEVLADGAPISRWAAGHRDRWRRRVGVVFQSANLFSGLSVLENVILPLVPRGRCLAALRATGHEVLAELGLADLAGAWAERLSGGERQRVALARALVGRPDFLIADEPTAHQDPENAARVLQALAACRERNAAVVVAAHDPRVIAAGVADRHWHLAAGRLAAE is encoded by the coding sequence ATGGAGGGGCTCGCCACCCACCACGTAGATCTGGTTTACGGCGCCTCCACGGAAAGCCCCCGGACCGTGCTGCGGGATGTCTCGGCGGTTTTCCCCCGCGGCGGCCTTTCCCTTGTCACCGGCGCCACCGGGGCCGGCAAGAGTTCCCTTTTGCACCTGCTGGCCGGGCTCCTGCGTCCCACCGCAGGGGAGGTGCTGGCCGACGGTGCACCCATCTCGCGCTGGGCGGCGGGCCACCGCGACCGCTGGCGGCGGCGGGTGGGGGTCGTCTTTCAGTCCGCCAACCTCTTCAGCGGGCTGAGCGTGCTGGAGAATGTGATCCTGCCGCTGGTGCCCCGCGGCCGGTGCCTGGCCGCGCTGCGCGCCACGGGCCATGAGGTGCTGGCCGAACTGGGGCTGGCGGATCTCGCCGGTGCCTGGGCCGAGCGGCTCTCTGGCGGGGAGCGGCAGCGCGTGGCCCTAGCCCGGGCCCTTGTGGGGCGGCCGGATTTCCTGATCGCCGACGAGCCGACCGCCCATCAGGACCCCGAGAACGCCGCCCGGGTGCTGCAGGCCCTGGCGGCCTGCCGGGAGCGCAACGCCGCGGTGGTGGTGGCCGCCCATGACCCCCGGGTAATCGCCGCCGGGGTGGCCGACCGGCACTGGCACCTGGCCGCGGGCCGATTGGCGGCCGAATGA
- a CDS encoding tetratricopeptide repeat protein: MGIVLRIKDNGVRRFCRTNRGHLLLAGVALFIGLSGCAGTAPQAPPPAAPRWQCDPEADAALKREAFQQGIRLHEALLKVQPDNALAWYHLGYARGQTGDHAREIACYERARSLGYTHDEGLFFNAGMAHLELDQVPQALAAFQEALALNPDGADNHFGLALALQEAGDDPAAADHLRQAIFLDPDHIDARLQLALICIQSGDTDGARAELQAVLVRDPENPQARQLLEALEAR, from the coding sequence ATGGGAATCGTGCTTCGCATCAAAGATAACGGCGTACGGCGGTTTTGCCGCACAAACCGAGGGCACCTGCTTCTGGCGGGAGTTGCGCTTTTTATTGGCCTGAGCGGCTGCGCGGGCACCGCCCCCCAAGCGCCGCCGCCGGCCGCCCCCCGCTGGCAGTGCGACCCTGAAGCCGACGCGGCCCTGAAACGGGAAGCTTTCCAGCAGGGGATCCGGCTGCACGAGGCGCTTCTCAAAGTCCAGCCCGACAACGCCCTCGCCTGGTACCACCTGGGCTACGCCCGGGGTCAAACCGGGGACCACGCCCGCGAAATCGCCTGCTACGAGCGGGCCCGAAGCCTGGGCTACACCCACGACGAAGGGCTCTTTTTCAACGCCGGCATGGCCCACCTGGAACTCGACCAGGTACCGCAAGCGCTGGCGGCCTTCCAAGAGGCCTTGGCCCTCAACCCCGACGGGGCGGACAACCACTTCGGGCTCGCCCTGGCACTTCAGGAGGCCGGCGACGACCCGGCGGCCGCGGACCACCTGCGCCAAGCCATTTTTCTGGATCCGGACCACATCGACGCCCGCCTGCAGTTGGCGCTGATCTGCATCCAAAGCGGCGACACGGACGGCGCGCGTGCCGAACTGCAGGCCGTCCTGGTGCGGGACCCGGAAAACCCCCAGGCCCGGCAACTGCTCGAAGCCCTGGAGGCCCGGTGA